One Paraburkholderia aromaticivorans genomic region harbors:
- a CDS encoding type I polyketide synthase, with translation MRDIAVIGMSCRLPAGLDDLDTLVGALRQRIVTAGPVPADRWDAARYFAADEHAKGKAYVDKGNFLIQDVRAMDAGFFDLPPRMAENLDPMQRLLLELVWEAFENAGLDLTAHAGRNVGVYVGGFMLDHMITLMQPSNRARHNANTAAGMMMTMLSNRLSHAFDLRGPSLSIDTACSSSLVAFSYACRDIWNGDCEMAVVGGANVMTRPEYPIGMSKGHFLSRDGQCKSFDARGDGYGRGEGGGVVVLKTLERALADGDTILATVAGTGVNSDGRTPGISMPSVAAQSQLIRDICERFSIDPGAVRYVECHGTGTAVGDPIEAESIGSVYGAGRTGDERVVLGSIKSNIGHLEAGAGIVGIIKAVLTLMHREAFELGNLQAPHPGIDFEALGVRLANTPLRLAADDEPLLVAVNSFGYGGTNAHAVLRSAPAVDVRANARAGVARPAGFPLMLPLSARHPDALRELAGRYARTLAVQPETLTDVLHSTALHRAHLSHRAVVLGTDIETIVQGLAALAAGEKHERVATGQQSAQGRPRPVFVFTGMGPQWWAMGQELYRDDPIYRAAADQADASFRRIAGFSILEEMLKPEAASHISETAYAQPANFVVQWGLAAMLRAAGVEPGAIVGHSVGEVAAAAVSGALSLDDALRVAYERSRLQARTARTGSMLAVGIGADAIAPMLARFEGRVEIAAVNGPGTITLAGDTAAIEALAAELSQHEIFNRVLNVEVPYHSHLMQPILDELHAALQPVVARVPRVPVVSTVSGRLVEGAAFGADYWPQNVRQPVAFMAAVQTLLDEGHAIFVEIGPHPVLASALRDCAKAHAADIRLVETLRRNEPERARVHRAVAQIYAHGATLDWHVLNGAGRFTPLPNYPWQREPLWAETERAAWQRMSPTTRPLLGCELYPAHDVWVNDLEHQNLAWLKDHVVSGTPIMPAAGYLETLLEAAATLHPQAPGWRITDLAIHAPLVLSTERAIDYVTACERVTQTASIRSVEGGRNGEGTLHLTARLAALSAAETTHIDLAASLQASNEVLDVETFYRELARIGLQYGPAFRSIETLRRAPGGGRLLGRIVRNDGLTGDGYRAHPAPLDACFQMLVGLLDERDCAWLPTGFGELRIDAEPLPPRFWCEVVRTSATPRRVEADLTLMDDTGRVLAAIRGMCVTASPVKLARVDQWGDAVKLQMLAYQWAELPAAAASLRTGAWLVVDDGAGCDIVEPVIAGLEALGATVKLRLDASDYVQLSDGQPALHADARARLETLLGASGPLAGAAFLHGLNAGAASDDPTATGALLLMQAVTRALAAAPATARARAYLVTRGAFAIVPEDGPVEPAQRALNGFARVAFNEIEGMRFSSIDLPHLPTRDDVDAASRELLTDAREDEVALRGGARFFSRLAHDPALTLPLEAKVSLSSGRALRVRAAGERDPEDTTVRLIETARPPLCAGAIELKVEAVALTNQALRASQGDTLDVPFVEVVATVSAIGEGVSDLHAGQRVYGFAPGTFATHVRGPRATFHLTSLDDSIDARALLVAGARAALAHCLVERADPLARSSALVMADPLGLAVAIELRLRGVQVTLVAPAGRREMSPNVTLATPLAIEAACANATLGRGFDLIAAPLDRWAAQFGWRMLAVGGALVDTAQEAGLVPLPGTASSVTRADLRVLTQRAQPFAAALARAASHAGSGALAAADCLALTLADLTARKLTLPEGDGSLIVRFDTGRADGATCTVLPAQVLETPAFDGEALYLVTGALGGFGQQTVEWLAASGARHLVLASRSAADTPARRAFVDGLKARGIDVECVVCDVSDAAEMRALFGVVTRSGRPLRGVFHAAASILDEPVVDMTPATLIATMRAKAESARLLHEHTRELPLEHFVLFSSVANLSGNSRQAAYASANGYLDGLAWKRRALGLPATSINWGAIADVGVIQRDEKLAQFMRYIGLRGMRSEEALGWLARALQRGVTQLGITLLTNWADWGRYETLGAQSPRYAALIAGDTQQDAGAHDVLRAELEALAPKERLPVLAGLVAALLAAQLETAPESIAIDRPIAELGVDSLMATELQVLLDRDLGIAVSVLEILDDLTVRTIADKTLAAYGWRDDSAREARHQAAI, from the coding sequence ATGCGCGATATCGCCGTGATTGGTATGTCGTGCCGCCTTCCGGCCGGCCTCGACGATCTTGACACTCTGGTCGGCGCGTTGCGCCAACGCATCGTGACAGCCGGCCCGGTGCCGGCCGACCGTTGGGACGCCGCGCGCTACTTTGCCGCCGACGAACACGCGAAAGGCAAAGCCTATGTCGACAAGGGGAATTTCCTCATCCAGGACGTCCGCGCGATGGATGCCGGGTTCTTCGATTTACCGCCGCGCATGGCTGAAAACCTCGACCCGATGCAGCGGCTGCTGCTCGAGTTGGTCTGGGAGGCGTTCGAAAACGCCGGGCTCGACCTGACCGCGCACGCCGGGCGTAACGTCGGTGTGTACGTGGGCGGTTTCATGCTCGATCACATGATCACGCTGATGCAGCCGTCGAACCGCGCGCGCCACAACGCGAACACCGCGGCCGGCATGATGATGACGATGCTGTCGAACCGCCTTTCGCATGCGTTCGATCTGCGCGGGCCGAGCCTTTCGATCGACACTGCGTGCTCGTCTTCGCTTGTCGCCTTCAGCTATGCGTGCCGCGACATCTGGAACGGTGACTGCGAGATGGCGGTGGTCGGCGGCGCGAACGTGATGACGCGCCCGGAATACCCGATCGGCATGAGCAAGGGGCATTTTCTGTCGCGCGACGGCCAGTGCAAGTCGTTCGACGCGCGCGGCGACGGCTATGGACGCGGCGAGGGCGGCGGCGTCGTGGTGCTGAAAACGCTCGAACGTGCGCTTGCGGACGGTGACACGATCCTTGCCACCGTGGCCGGTACGGGCGTCAATTCGGACGGCCGCACGCCCGGCATCTCGATGCCGAGCGTCGCCGCGCAGAGTCAGTTGATCCGCGATATCTGCGAGCGTTTTTCCATCGATCCAGGCGCGGTACGCTACGTCGAATGCCATGGCACCGGTACGGCGGTCGGCGATCCGATCGAAGCCGAATCGATCGGCTCCGTGTACGGTGCGGGCCGCACCGGCGACGAGCGCGTCGTGCTCGGCTCGATCAAGAGCAACATCGGCCACCTGGAAGCGGGCGCGGGCATCGTGGGGATCATCAAGGCGGTGCTCACACTGATGCATCGCGAAGCGTTCGAACTCGGCAACCTGCAAGCGCCGCATCCTGGCATCGATTTCGAGGCGCTCGGGGTGCGGCTCGCGAACACGCCGCTCCGGCTCGCGGCTGACGACGAGCCGCTGCTGGTCGCCGTCAACTCGTTCGGCTACGGCGGCACCAATGCCCACGCGGTACTGCGTTCCGCGCCGGCCGTGGACGTGCGCGCGAACGCGCGCGCCGGCGTCGCGCGTCCCGCGGGATTCCCGCTGATGCTGCCGCTCTCGGCGCGTCATCCTGACGCGCTGCGGGAACTCGCGGGGCGCTACGCGCGCACGCTTGCCGTCCAACCCGAAACACTGACCGACGTGCTGCATTCCACCGCGCTGCACCGCGCCCATCTGAGCCACCGGGCGGTCGTGCTCGGCACCGATATCGAGACGATCGTGCAAGGCCTCGCTGCGCTCGCCGCCGGCGAGAAGCACGAGCGCGTGGCGACCGGCCAGCAGTCCGCGCAAGGCCGGCCGCGGCCCGTTTTCGTGTTCACCGGCATGGGACCGCAATGGTGGGCGATGGGCCAGGAACTGTACCGCGACGACCCGATCTACCGCGCCGCCGCGGACCAGGCCGATGCGAGTTTCCGTCGCATCGCCGGGTTCTCGATTCTCGAGGAGATGCTCAAGCCCGAAGCCGCGTCGCACATCAGCGAGACCGCGTATGCGCAGCCCGCGAACTTCGTGGTGCAGTGGGGGCTCGCCGCGATGCTGCGGGCGGCCGGCGTCGAACCCGGCGCGATCGTCGGTCACAGCGTCGGCGAAGTGGCGGCGGCCGCGGTAAGCGGCGCGCTCAGTCTCGACGATGCCCTGCGCGTGGCCTACGAGCGCAGCCGCTTGCAGGCACGCACGGCCCGCACCGGCAGCATGCTCGCCGTCGGCATCGGCGCCGACGCGATCGCGCCGATGCTCGCGCGCTTCGAAGGGCGCGTCGAGATCGCCGCCGTGAACGGTCCGGGCACGATCACCCTGGCGGGCGACACCGCAGCTATCGAGGCACTCGCCGCCGAACTCTCGCAGCACGAGATATTCAACCGCGTGCTGAACGTCGAAGTGCCGTATCACAGCCATCTGATGCAACCGATCCTCGACGAACTGCACGCGGCGTTGCAGCCGGTCGTTGCACGTGTGCCGCGGGTGCCGGTGGTGTCGACCGTCAGCGGACGTCTGGTCGAAGGTGCCGCGTTCGGCGCCGACTACTGGCCGCAGAACGTGCGGCAGCCCGTGGCTTTCATGGCGGCGGTGCAGACACTGCTCGACGAGGGTCACGCGATTTTCGTCGAGATCGGTCCGCATCCAGTGCTGGCCTCGGCGTTGCGCGATTGCGCGAAGGCGCACGCGGCCGACATCCGTCTCGTCGAGACGCTGCGGCGCAACGAGCCGGAACGCGCCCGCGTGCATCGCGCGGTGGCCCAGATCTACGCGCATGGCGCGACGCTCGACTGGCATGTGCTCAATGGCGCCGGCCGTTTCACGCCGCTGCCGAATTACCCGTGGCAGCGCGAACCTCTGTGGGCGGAAACCGAGCGCGCCGCGTGGCAACGCATGAGCCCGACCACGCGTCCGCTGCTCGGCTGCGAGTTGTATCCGGCGCACGACGTATGGGTCAACGACCTCGAACACCAGAATCTGGCGTGGCTGAAAGATCACGTCGTCTCCGGCACGCCGATCATGCCGGCCGCCGGCTACCTCGAGACGCTGCTGGAAGCCGCCGCCACCTTGCATCCGCAGGCGCCCGGCTGGCGCATCACGGATCTGGCCATCCACGCGCCGCTAGTGCTGTCCACCGAACGCGCGATCGACTATGTGACCGCTTGCGAACGCGTCACGCAGACGGCGTCCATCCGCAGCGTCGAGGGCGGCAGGAACGGCGAGGGCACGCTGCATCTGACGGCGCGCCTGGCGGCCTTATCCGCTGCCGAAACGACGCACATCGACCTTGCGGCGAGCCTGCAGGCCTCGAATGAAGTGCTGGATGTCGAGACGTTCTATCGCGAACTGGCGCGCATCGGCTTGCAGTATGGTCCCGCGTTCCGCTCGATCGAAACGCTGCGGCGTGCGCCGGGCGGCGGCCGGTTGCTCGGCCGGATCGTGCGCAACGACGGATTGACGGGAGACGGTTACCGCGCGCATCCGGCGCCGCTCGACGCGTGTTTCCAGATGCTGGTCGGCCTGCTCGACGAACGCGACTGCGCGTGGCTGCCCACCGGTTTCGGCGAGTTGCGGATCGACGCCGAGCCGCTGCCGCCGCGCTTCTGGTGCGAGGTGGTGCGCACGTCTGCGACGCCGCGCCGCGTCGAAGCCGATCTCACGCTAATGGACGACACCGGACGCGTGCTCGCGGCGATTCGCGGCATGTGCGTGACGGCGTCGCCGGTGAAGCTCGCGCGCGTCGATCAGTGGGGCGATGCCGTCAAGCTTCAGATGCTCGCGTATCAATGGGCAGAGTTGCCCGCGGCGGCGGCGTCTTTGCGCACGGGTGCATGGCTCGTCGTCGATGACGGAGCGGGCTGCGATATTGTCGAACCGGTGATCGCCGGGCTCGAAGCGCTCGGCGCGACGGTGAAGCTACGGCTCGATGCGTCGGACTACGTGCAATTGAGCGACGGCCAGCCGGCGTTGCATGCCGATGCACGCGCCAGGCTCGAGACGTTGCTTGGCGCGTCCGGTCCGCTCGCGGGCGCCGCGTTCCTGCATGGGTTGAACGCCGGCGCGGCGAGTGACGACCCCACGGCAACCGGCGCATTGCTGCTCATGCAGGCCGTGACGCGCGCACTCGCGGCGGCGCCCGCGACTGCGCGTGCGCGCGCCTACCTCGTCACGCGGGGTGCCTTTGCGATCGTCCCAGAAGACGGCCCGGTCGAGCCGGCGCAAAGAGCGCTCAACGGTTTTGCGCGCGTCGCGTTCAACGAAATTGAAGGCATGCGCTTTAGCAGCATCGACCTGCCGCATCTGCCGACGCGCGACGACGTTGACGCCGCGTCGCGCGAACTGCTCACCGACGCGCGAGAAGACGAAGTCGCGTTGCGCGGCGGCGCGCGGTTTTTCAGCCGGCTCGCGCACGACCCGGCGTTGACGCTGCCTCTCGAAGCCAAGGTCTCGTTGTCCAGTGGCCGGGCGCTGCGCGTGCGCGCGGCGGGCGAGCGCGATCCGGAAGACACGACGGTCAGGCTGATCGAAACCGCGCGCCCACCATTGTGCGCCGGAGCCATTGAGCTGAAGGTCGAAGCAGTGGCGCTGACGAATCAGGCGCTGCGCGCTTCACAAGGCGATACGCTCGATGTGCCGTTCGTCGAAGTGGTCGCGACGGTGAGCGCCATTGGCGAAGGCGTCAGCGATCTGCATGCGGGACAGCGCGTTTACGGTTTTGCGCCTGGCACGTTCGCCACGCACGTGCGCGGACCCCGCGCCACGTTCCATCTGACTTCGCTTGACGACAGCATCGACGCGCGCGCGTTATTGGTGGCGGGTGCGCGCGCCGCGCTCGCACACTGTCTGGTCGAGCGGGCCGACCCGCTCGCGCGATCCAGCGCGCTGGTGATGGCTGATCCGCTCGGTCTTGCCGTGGCGATCGAGCTGCGTCTGCGCGGCGTGCAGGTCACGCTAGTCGCGCCGGCCGGTCGCCGGGAGATGTCGCCGAACGTGACCCTGGCGACACCACTGGCGATCGAGGCGGCGTGCGCGAACGCGACGCTCGGGCGCGGTTTTGATCTGATCGCGGCGCCGCTCGACCGGTGGGCCGCCCAGTTCGGCTGGCGCATGCTGGCCGTGGGCGGCGCGTTGGTCGATACCGCGCAGGAAGCAGGTCTGGTGCCACTGCCGGGTACGGCGTCGTCGGTCACGCGGGCGGACTTGCGTGTGCTGACCCAACGTGCCCAGCCGTTCGCCGCCGCGCTGGCGCGCGCCGCCTCGCACGCAGGCAGCGGAGCGCTTGCCGCGGCCGACTGCCTGGCGCTGACGCTCGCTGACCTGACCGCACGCAAGCTCACGTTGCCCGAGGGCGACGGCTCGCTGATCGTGCGCTTCGACACGGGGCGCGCGGACGGCGCAACCTGCACGGTCTTGCCCGCACAGGTGCTCGAAACCCCCGCATTCGATGGCGAAGCGCTCTACCTCGTGACCGGTGCGCTCGGCGGCTTCGGGCAACAGACCGTGGAATGGCTGGCCGCAAGCGGCGCGCGCCATCTGGTGCTCGCCTCGCGCAGTGCCGCCGATACACCCGCGCGGCGCGCTTTCGTCGATGGACTGAAGGCACGGGGCATCGACGTGGAATGCGTGGTCTGCGACGTGTCCGATGCGGCGGAGATGCGCGCCCTGTTTGGCGTTGTTACTCGTAGCGGGCGGCCGTTGCGCGGGGTGTTCCACGCAGCGGCGAGCATCCTCGACGAACCGGTCGTCGACATGACGCCGGCCACGCTCATCGCGACGATGCGCGCCAAGGCCGAGAGCGCGCGGCTGCTGCACGAACATACGCGCGAACTGCCGCTCGAGCATTTTGTACTGTTCTCGTCCGTGGCCAATCTCAGCGGCAATAGCCGGCAAGCTGCGTATGCGAGCGCGAACGGTTATCTCGACGGCCTCGCGTGGAAGCGGCGCGCTCTCGGTCTGCCGGCCACCAGTATCAACTGGGGGGCGATCGCGGACGTTGGCGTGATCCAGCGCGACGAGAAGCTTGCGCAGTTCATGCGTTACATCGGACTGCGCGGCATGCGCTCGGAAGAGGCGCTTGGCTGGCTGGCGCGCGCGCTCCAACGCGGCGTCACACAACTCGGCATTACGCTGCTCACGAACTGGGCCGACTGGGGCCGCTACGAGACGCTCGGCGCGCAGTCGCCGCGCTACGCGGCATTGATTGCCGGCGACACGCAGCAGGATGCCGGGGCGCATGACGTGCTGCGCGCCGAGCTCGAGGCACTCGCGCCGAAGGAGCGGCTGCCGGTGCTGGCGGGGTTGGTGGCCGCGCTGCTCGCCGCGCAGTTGGAGACCGCGCCGGAGAGCATCGCGATCGATCGGCCAATCGCCGAACTCGGCGTCGATTCGTTGATGGCGACCGAACTCCAGGTGCTGCTCGATCGCGATCTCGGCATTGCAGTGTCGGTGCTGGAAATTCTCGACGATCTGACGGTGCGCACGATCGCCGACAAGACACTGGCGGCCTATGGCTGGCGCGACGACAGCGCGCGCGAGGCGCGCCACCAGGCTGCGATCTGA
- a CDS encoding aminotransferase class I/II-fold pyridoxal phosphate-dependent enzyme, giving the protein MTTIESHVERLRSRLLRQGTVPGVASEPRARASAVRVAPEHYDFAHFPEMRQYERTCWYYENQGFQWNMYREHAGVASAEVEIDGRRVLNFSSYNYLDLSDDVRVCEAAKRAIDVYGTSAGAGRIIRGEVPLFGAFERELAETLGVEDAVMGVSGWGVNAGAIGFLARKQDLILYDELVHNSMLIGARIGGARRFAFPHNDYDALEQLLAEHRKQYERVLILTEGVFGMDGDIPDVPRMIEIKRRYRALLMVDEAHSMGVIGPRGLGVVDYFGIDGADIDIHFSTLSKSFSTIGGYVAGSRALVTMLKHYASGIGLYIAAPNPANAAAALAALRIMRAEPERARRVVANADYLREQAVAAGLDIGPSHGSAVVPIMQPDSETAMWMSARLFDAGVFAFPMIFPVVPRDGARLRFFLSTAHTREQIDRTVALLVQLKASAPAPKGLI; this is encoded by the coding sequence ATGACGACCATCGAATCACACGTCGAGCGCTTGCGTTCGCGCCTGCTCAGGCAGGGCACCGTGCCCGGCGTCGCAAGTGAGCCGCGCGCTCGCGCCTCCGCGGTGCGGGTGGCCCCGGAGCACTACGATTTTGCGCACTTTCCCGAGATGCGCCAGTACGAGCGCACCTGCTGGTACTACGAGAACCAGGGTTTCCAGTGGAACATGTACCGGGAGCATGCAGGCGTGGCGAGCGCGGAGGTGGAGATCGACGGGCGGCGAGTGCTGAATTTTTCGTCGTATAACTATCTCGACCTGTCTGACGACGTGCGCGTGTGCGAGGCAGCGAAGCGGGCCATCGACGTGTACGGTACGTCGGCGGGCGCGGGCCGCATCATTCGCGGCGAGGTGCCGCTGTTCGGCGCGTTCGAGCGCGAACTCGCCGAGACGCTTGGCGTGGAAGATGCGGTGATGGGCGTGAGCGGCTGGGGCGTCAACGCGGGGGCGATCGGCTTCCTCGCGCGCAAGCAGGACCTGATCCTTTACGACGAGCTGGTGCACAACAGCATGCTGATCGGTGCGAGAATCGGTGGGGCACGGCGCTTCGCGTTCCCCCACAACGATTACGACGCACTCGAGCAGTTGCTCGCCGAGCATCGCAAGCAGTATGAGCGCGTGCTGATTCTCACCGAGGGCGTGTTCGGCATGGACGGCGACATTCCAGACGTGCCGCGCATGATCGAGATCAAGCGGCGGTATCGCGCGCTGCTAATGGTCGACGAGGCCCACTCGATGGGCGTGATCGGGCCGCGCGGGCTCGGGGTCGTCGATTACTTCGGCATCGACGGCGCGGACATCGACATTCATTTTTCCACGCTGTCGAAGTCGTTTTCGACGATCGGCGGGTATGTGGCGGGCAGCCGGGCGCTCGTGACGATGCTCAAGCACTACGCGTCGGGCATCGGCCTGTATATCGCCGCGCCCAATCCTGCCAACGCGGCGGCGGCGCTTGCCGCGTTGCGCATCATGCGCGCCGAGCCGGAACGCGCGCGGCGGGTCGTCGCGAATGCCGATTACCTACGCGAGCAGGCGGTTGCCGCGGGACTCGACATCGGGCCGAGCCACGGTTCGGCGGTGGTGCCGATCATGCAACCCGATTCCGAAACGGCGATGTGGATGAGTGCGCGGCTGTTCGATGCCGGCGTGTTCGCGTTCCCGATGATCTTCCCGGTCGTGCCGCGCGACGGCGCGAGGCTGCGCTTCTTTCTCAGCACGGCGCACACTCGTGAACAGATCGACCGGACGGTTGCGTTGCTCGTGCAGTTGAAGGCGAGCGCGCCGGCGCCGAAGGGATTGATCTGA
- a CDS encoding SDR family oxidoreductase, whose amino-acid sequence MSKVVLITGASRGIGRATAILLATQGWSVGVNYASNAAAAETTAREVEASGGKACLVQANVANEAEVSAMFDTVERMLGPLEALVNNAGVVAPSAPLADMSVERMRSVFDVNVLGAFLCAREAARRMSTDRGGKGGAIVNVSSAAARLGSPNEYIDYAASKGAIDTMTIGLAKELGPRGVRVNAVRPGLIETEIHASGGQPGRAARLGATAPLGRAGHADEIAAAIVWLLSDAASYTTGALLDVTGGR is encoded by the coding sequence ATGTCCAAAGTGGTCCTGATTACCGGTGCTAGCCGCGGCATTGGCCGTGCAACGGCCATACTACTCGCAACGCAAGGCTGGTCGGTGGGCGTAAACTACGCTAGCAACGCCGCAGCGGCGGAAACGACCGCGCGCGAAGTCGAGGCGTCCGGTGGCAAGGCGTGTCTCGTGCAGGCGAACGTCGCAAACGAAGCCGAGGTGAGCGCGATGTTCGACACCGTCGAGCGGATGCTTGGTCCCCTCGAGGCCCTCGTCAACAATGCCGGCGTAGTCGCGCCGTCAGCGCCGCTCGCGGACATGAGCGTCGAGCGCATGCGCAGCGTGTTCGACGTCAACGTGCTCGGCGCGTTTCTGTGCGCGCGCGAAGCGGCGCGCCGCATGTCGACGGATCGCGGCGGCAAGGGCGGCGCGATCGTCAATGTATCGTCCGCGGCCGCACGGCTTGGCTCGCCAAACGAATACATCGACTACGCCGCATCGAAAGGCGCGATCGACACCATGACGATCGGCCTTGCGAAAGAACTCGGGCCTCGTGGGGTACGCGTGAACGCGGTGCGCCCGGGGCTGATCGAAACCGAAATCCACGCCAGCGGCGGCCAACCGGGCCGCGCCGCGCGCCTCGGTGCAACGGCACCGCTCGGACGCGCGGGCCACGCCGACGAGATCGCCGCAGCGATCGTCTGGCTGCTGTCGGATGCCGCTTCGTACACGACCGGCGCGCTGCTCGATGTAACCGGCGGCCGTTAA
- a CDS encoding TIGR00730 family Rossman fold protein, with protein MKSVCVYCGSSNGAKPLYAEAARAFGRALVQADLALVYGGGKVGLMGVIADTVMAEGGRAIGVIPELLVNKEVGHNGLTELHVVPDMHHRKKMMADLSDAFVAMPGGAGTLEELFEVYTWAQLGYHQKAVALLNIDGFYDPLINLIQHTVDEGFMRQTYFDILQIDADPAGLIGKLQRYQPPVSDKWAIKRDAV; from the coding sequence ATGAAGTCGGTGTGTGTGTATTGCGGCTCTTCCAATGGAGCCAAACCGTTGTATGCGGAAGCGGCGCGCGCCTTCGGCCGCGCGCTGGTGCAAGCCGATCTCGCCCTCGTGTACGGCGGCGGCAAGGTCGGCCTGATGGGCGTGATCGCCGACACGGTGATGGCCGAAGGCGGCCGCGCGATCGGCGTGATTCCGGAACTGCTGGTCAACAAGGAAGTCGGCCACAACGGCCTGACCGAACTGCATGTCGTGCCCGACATGCATCATCGCAAGAAGATGATGGCCGATCTGTCCGACGCGTTCGTCGCGATGCCGGGCGGCGCGGGCACGCTCGAAGAGTTGTTCGAGGTCTACACGTGGGCGCAACTCGGCTACCACCAGAAAGCAGTGGCACTCCTGAATATCGACGGTTTCTATGATCCGTTGATCAACCTGATTCAGCACACGGTCGACGAAGGCTTCATGCGCCAGACTTATTTCGACATCCTGCAGATCGACGCCGATCCTGCCGGCTTGATCGGCAAGCTGCAACGCTACCAGCCGCCCGTCAGCGACAAGTGGGCGATCAAGCGCGACGCGGTCTGA
- a CDS encoding TetR/AcrR family transcriptional regulator, translated as MEAKPPRRTRERILELSLKLFNEIGEPNVTTTTIAEEMEISPGNLYYHFRNKDDIINSIFSQFEQEIEKRLRFPDDHRATIDEMWSYLQYMVDFTWRYRFLYRDLNDLLARNRTLETHFKQIISHKVRFASQFCEQLVADGEMVVTPEELHVIATNVGVIGTYWLSYQFVMNPRKYNEQETIRAELHQVSVQIVSLMAPYLRGRSRQIFDDLVSGKLPKREFYDYLPPKEGAAPRNEPKDV; from the coding sequence ATGGAAGCCAAACCTCCCCGCCGCACGCGCGAACGGATTCTCGAACTGTCGTTGAAGCTGTTCAACGAAATCGGCGAGCCGAACGTCACGACGACGACGATCGCCGAGGAAATGGAAATCAGTCCAGGCAACCTGTACTACCACTTCCGCAACAAAGACGACATCATCAACAGCATCTTCAGCCAGTTCGAGCAGGAGATCGAAAAGCGTCTGCGTTTTCCTGACGACCATCGCGCGACCATCGACGAAATGTGGTCGTATCTGCAGTACATGGTCGATTTCACGTGGCGCTATCGTTTCCTGTATCGTGATCTGAACGATCTGCTGGCGCGCAATCGCACGCTCGAAACGCACTTCAAGCAGATCATCAGCCACAAGGTGCGTTTCGCGAGCCAGTTCTGCGAGCAACTCGTCGCCGACGGCGAAATGGTCGTCACGCCGGAAGAACTGCACGTGATCGCCACCAACGTCGGCGTGATCGGCACGTACTGGCTGTCATATCAGTTCGTGATGAACCCGCGCAAATACAACGAACAGGAAACGATTCGCGCGGAACTGCATCAGGTGAGCGTACAGATCGTGTCGCTGATGGCGCCTTATCTGCGCGGCCGCTCACGGCAGATTTTCGACGACCTCGTGTCGGGCAAGCTGCCCAAGCGCGAGTTTTACGATTACCTGCCGCCCAAGGAAGGCGCCGCGCCCCGCAACGAACCGAAGGACGTTTGA
- a CDS encoding diacylglycerol kinase produces the protein MRTRPSTVGRAPNGALRAVDADSDNDTASIEPFDDVSEPGMPNHADHAHGLNGANVANGTQQNGTQHDTPHEPLSPDDPLAPLPFNPYKGNRGLTRAWHAMKNSLAGFRVAIREESAFRQELTLAAILIPCGVLVPVEPVSRVLLLGSVLLVLIVELLNSSVEAAIDRISLERHELSRRAKDLGSAAVMVALGMCLMTWLLIVGPLVVHWVKAWL, from the coding sequence ATGCGAACCAGACCATCCACCGTGGGGCGCGCGCCGAACGGCGCGCTGCGTGCCGTCGATGCCGACAGCGACAACGACACCGCGAGCATCGAACCGTTCGACGACGTGAGCGAGCCAGGCATGCCGAATCATGCAGATCACGCGCATGGTTTGAACGGCGCGAACGTTGCGAACGGCACGCAACAGAACGGCACGCAACACGACACGCCGCATGAACCGCTCAGTCCCGACGACCCGCTCGCGCCGTTGCCTTTCAATCCCTACAAGGGCAATCGCGGCCTCACGCGGGCCTGGCACGCGATGAAGAATTCGCTTGCCGGATTTCGCGTCGCGATTCGCGAGGAAAGCGCGTTTCGCCAGGAACTCACGCTCGCCGCGATCCTGATTCCCTGCGGCGTGCTGGTACCGGTCGAGCCGGTGTCGCGCGTGTTGCTGCTCGGCTCCGTGCTGCTCGTGTTGATCGTCGAGTTGCTGAATTCGAGCGTGGAAGCGGCCATCGACCGGATTTCACTCGAACGCCACGAACTCTCGCGCCGCGCGAAGGATCTCGGCAGCGCGGCCGTGATGGTCGCGCTCGGCATGTGCCTGATGACGTGGCTGCTGATCGTCGGGCCGCTCGTCGTGCATTGGGTCAAGGCATGGCTGTAA